The Candidatus Paceibacterota bacterium genomic sequence AAAATGAATCCCGTTAGAAGCAACCCATATTTACAAATCATGCCTAATCCAAACATTTACCAAATAATCGAAGCTAGCTTCTAACGGGATGAAAACAGCAACAAAAATCTACGTATGCATCCTTTGTCTTGTTCTGTGTTTTGGCGCTACCCATAAAGCACTTGCTTTCTTTCAAGAGCAATCCTATAAATCCCTTGCGCCAATCGAGGGAGTAAATTCCCCGGGCGATGCTGTAGTGGGAGGCGTAAATCTTGCCACGTACCTCGGAGACATTTTCAAACTGGGCATCGGGCTTTGCGGAATATTCGCAGTGCTTATGATAGTCGTCGGAGGGCTTGAATATGTGATGACCGATAAAATCGCAAGCAAGGAAGATGCGAAGACAAGGATAACTAATGCCATCATAGGTCTTCTTCTGGCTCTTTCTTCCTATGTCATCCTCTACACAATAAATCCCGCTCTGGTAAGCCTCGATTTTTTGAATTCTACTGGCGGAGGCAATGTTCCGCAAACACTTTCGGTAAATAATAGTGCCCCTGATCAGGTGGCGACAAATCCGGTAGCACCAGCAAGCAAACCTGGGGATACTGTGACCACAAAACCAGAAACACCAGCTGCACCTAAACCACCAGCCAAGCCAAAAGATCCTGAACGAACGAGTGTATTCTGTTTTTACACAGGCAAACAGGTTCGAGGATTTGTCTCATGGATACCGTTAGACTACTACCTAAGCCCCAATAATCCTACGAAAGAATATCGTGTGAATAATGACATTTATTATTTTCAGAATCCGACAAAAACATGCACCCCTCGTTTACCGAAAAGCCAAGCGAAAAGCCAATGCGAAACAACAAGGACGGCGGCTATCGATGCACTTCCGTTCAATTGGGCATTCGTCCAAGCGAGCCAAGATGTTACAGCTTGTTACGACGCAACAAGTGAGTTTTACAACTAAAAACGGTTTTTTGCTGTTAAAAGAAAAATGAACAAAAAAACACTTATTTTAATACTTCTGGCACTCATACTTCTTGTCGGAGGAGTATCGGGATATTATCTTTTTATTAAAAAAACGCAGACTATCACTCCGCCAAATAATCCCGGGCAATTTGCATTTGGAAACCAGGTGAATAATGCGGTTCCTGGTCCGGGGAATACTCCTCTCGCAACCGCGATTATAGATACTTCTGTAAATGAAGCGGCAGAGCAAAATGAAATATCTCTGCAAAAACTTGAGCCGGCATCAATCAACAACTCGGATATCATCATCGCGATGACGGGAGGAGTTGTCTTCGACTCGGGAACTTCAACAGTCGTCCGCTATATGGAACGAGGAACCGGACACATTTTCGAACGCACGTTCTCGAGTTCAACACCTTTAGGGAATGCGACAGAGATTTCAAATACCACTATTCCGAGAGTGCAGGAAACACTCTGGATACCGGGAGGGGACTCTCTTCTCGTCCGCTATGCAAAGACAGATTCTGATGAAATTGATACGTTCTACGGAAAACTCATCATCGCAACATCCTCGGAAAGCGAACCTGGCAGTATTGATGGCAATTTTCTTGACGCAAATATACTTGAGCTCATAACGGGAGGAAAAAACAAAATATTCGGTCTGGAAAATGTAGCGGGACAGGGAATTGGTTTCATTTCCAATCCTGACGGCAAAAAACAAACCACGGTATTCAAATCACCTCTCACAGAATGGATTCCTACGTGGCCAAAAGAAAGCACCGTTACCCTTACTACAAAAGCTTCCTCGCAAGCTTCAGGATTTCTCTTCTTTATAAACACCACGAATGGAAGCCAGAAAAAAATTCTGGGCGGAATCAATGGACTTACCACGCTCACCAATCCGGACGCTTCATATATTCTTTATTCTGAGTCTCAAGGACAAGGGTTTACTTTGAACATATTCAACGTGAAAACGGGTGATACAAACCTTGCCCCAATTCAAACTCTTCCTGAAAAATGTTTATGGAGCCATAAAGACACAGCGAGCGCCTGGTGCCTGGTTCCAAGAACCCGAACTTCCGCAACGTACCCCGATGATTGGTACCAGGGAAAGATTTCTTCTTCGGATAATATCTGGAAAATCAATGTAAAGACAGGAGAATCAGAGCTTCTCGTTTCTGTAGACAACGGCATAACCATTGATGGAATAAATCTATTTACAGACAACACTGAAGATCATCTCTTTTTCACAAACAAAAAAAATGACGTTCTCTGGTCATTTGATTTAAGGTAGGGGATAGGGTGAAGGGTGTAGGGTTGAAAAAGTGAAGAGATTTTGAATTTTATACCCTTACCCCTTTACCCTACACCCTAATCACTTTGCTTTCACATATTTAATAACGACCCTCCGTTCTTTCCCCTCTCCTGTAGATTCAGTCGTAATATCTGAAATATTTGCGAGTGCCTCATGCACCATCATTCTCTCATACGCTGGCATAGGGGAAAGCTCGACTCCTGTCTGGAGTGTGCGCGCCCTATCTACCAATACTTGGATTTTCGCGTACATTTCTCTCACTTTTTGATCCTGGTAGCCGTTTACGTCGAGTGAAAAAGGAATTTTCCCCTCCAGAGGAATCTTTTTTTCGACAATTTTTCTTACAATATGAGCAAAGGCAGAAAATGTCTCTCCATTTTTCCCAATAAGAAGCCGGGCGTCTTTCGTTGAAATCAAGAATTTTGGTTCTTTTTCTAAACCCCCAACTTCAATACGATCGATAGGCAAAGCCATTAGGGACAAAAGTTCTTCTATTACCTTCTTGATATCCTCCGTATGCATGACATTTATTTTTTCTTAATTAAAAGCTCTTGGACAATGCTGAAAAGATTGTTGGTAATCCAGTATAAAGTGACCGCTCCGGAAAACCCATAGGCGAAAATCCCGATCATCGCTGGCAACATATACTTCATCTGGAGGCTCATGCCCTTGGAAAACTCATCCTGAAATGACGCTTTTTTATTTGGATCACTTGGAACTTTAGAAGGAGTAGTGGCAGAAAGTGTGTACTTCGCCTGGAAAAATTGGCTCGCTGCAGCAAGAAGCGCCAAAACGATATTTTTTGTATGAGTAATATCCAAAAACCCTAGAAAATGGAGATTAATTACACTCGGAGTATGTATGAAAGAATAAAGAAGGTTCAGATCTATCATCGCCTTGGAAAGATCTCCTCGAAACACCTGGTAGAGAGCGATAACGATCGGCAATTGGATAAACATAAAAAGAATCCCCGAGAAAGGATTTATTTTGTTCTCCTTGTAGAGGGCGAGAGTTCTTTTCGCCTGCTCGTCTTTATTGTCTTTAAAATCGATCTTAATCTGCTCCATCTGAGGACCAAGCTCCTTCATTTTTCTCTGACTTTCAAGAGATTTCTTAGAAAGGGGATAGAGAACAAACCGGATCAATATGGTAAACAGGATAATAGCAGCGCCGACATCGCCATGCGGAATAAAACCAATTAAAAATACCAATCCATTGTAGAGAGGTCTGTAAAAAACGCCATTGTAGGCGACGGAAAAAAGATGGCCAATAAATGAAAACATAGCGCCATTCTACAGAAAAAGCTTTGTGAATACAAATTAAGCGGTTATAACGGACTTTTCGGGAAATGTTACGGGAGAATCCGGGACTTTTTTAAGAGAGAGAGGGCTTCCTCCTTCAATGCACTGAAGGTTAGCTCCGCACCGCCACTTTTGTAGAAAAAAATGCCGTTCGAATCAGGTCTCGTCTCCTTAAGTACCTCCTGTATGATGCTTAAAAGTCTTCGTTTCAGGAGATTTCTGGCCACCGCTCTCTTGGCAACTTTCTTAGAAACTGACACTGCAAAACGGCTCTTTATTTGTAGAGAAACAGCTAACACTCGTAGGGTGAGGTGAGGGGAGTGGTACCACATACCCCTCTTAAGGACATCGGCAAACATAACTCTCGAAATTCTTTGTTTTCGAGCTAGCATACGGGGAATAGCGTAAAGCGGATAGCGGATAGCGTAAGGGAATACTCCATAAATTTGAATTTTATTTCTAGCCGCTTTACGCTAAACGCTGTCCTTAGACCGAGAGTCTTTTACGACCCTTCTGCATCCTTCTCTTAAGAGTATTTTTACCTCCTTTTGTCTTCTTTCGAGCTAAAAAGCCGTGCGTTCGAGCTCTTTTCTTCTTTTTCGGCTGGTATGTGATTGACATAGTTCCATCACTCTATCACAAAAAAACGATTTCTGGCAAATAAGATGGTATTTTTCACTATCCACATTCTTTCCACAGTCTTTCAACATTTTTAATGACTGTGGACAAGCTTTACTTTTTTCCATTCGGTATATAATGATACTGTTTTTCTTTTTCTATCTTTTCACATCTTAAAAGCATTTTTTTCACTCTATGGACAACAAAAAACTATGGGGGTCTGTCTTAGCTGAACTGGAATTATCCCTTTCCAAGGCAAATTTTCATACTTGGTTCAAAGATACCGCTGTTACTAAGCAAGAAGAGGGAATGGTGTACCTCAATGTCCCGAATGCTTTTGTAAAAGATTGGCTGTATAACAAATATCATAGAGATATCCTGAAAG encodes the following:
- a CDS encoding pilin — protein: MKTATKIYVCILCLVLCFGATHKALAFFQEQSYKSLAPIEGVNSPGDAVVGGVNLATYLGDIFKLGIGLCGIFAVLMIVVGGLEYVMTDKIASKEDAKTRITNAIIGLLLALSSYVILYTINPALVSLDFLNSTGGGNVPQTLSVNNSAPDQVATNPVAPASKPGDTVTTKPETPAAPKPPAKPKDPERTSVFCFYTGKQVRGFVSWIPLDYYLSPNNPTKEYRVNNDIYYFQNPTKTCTPRLPKSQAKSQCETTRTAAIDALPFNWAFVQASQDVTACYDATSEFYN
- a CDS encoding YidC/Oxa1 family membrane protein insertase, whose amino-acid sequence is MFSFIGHLFSVAYNGVFYRPLYNGLVFLIGFIPHGDVGAAIILFTILIRFVLYPLSKKSLESQRKMKELGPQMEQIKIDFKDNKDEQAKRTLALYKENKINPFSGILFMFIQLPIVIALYQVFRGDLSKAMIDLNLLYSFIHTPSVINLHFLGFLDITHTKNIVLALLAAASQFFQAKYTLSATTPSKVPSDPNKKASFQDEFSKGMSLQMKYMLPAMIGIFAYGFSGAVTLYWITNNLFSIVQELLIKKK
- the rnpA gene encoding ribonuclease P protein component encodes the protein MFADVLKRGMWYHSPHLTLRVLAVSLQIKSRFAVSVSKKVAKRAVARNLLKRRLLSIIQEVLKETRPDSNGIFFYKSGGAELTFSALKEEALSLLKKSRILP
- the rpmH gene encoding 50S ribosomal protein L34, giving the protein MSITYQPKKKKRARTHGFLARKKTKGGKNTLKRRMQKGRKRLSV